The genomic interval GTAGAAGGTGATGTTGTGGATCTTTTGCCAGTCATTAAAGAAAATTTATTGCTAGAAATACCGATGCAAGTTTTTTGTGAGGATGTTAACTCAGAAGAAGCTGCTCCTCAATCTGGAAATGACTGGACCGTTATTTCTGAAGAAGAAAACAAACAGAAAGTGGATCCTCGATTCGCAAAGCTTGCCGATTTTTTTGAAAACAATAAAGAATCTTAATTGAAAGTATAAAAGTCAGTTAATCTGATTTTTATGGATTTCTTATATTTTTTAAGGAGGTGGGAATAATGGCTGTACCTTTTAGAAGAACGTCTAAAACTGTAAAAAGAAAACGTCGTACACACTTCAAACTATCTGTACCTGGTATGGTAGAATGCCCAAGCTGCGGTGAAATGAAACTTTCACACCGTGTTTGTAAAGAATGTGGAACATACAACGGAAAAGAAGTTGTTAACAAATAATTTCTTTATATTACATCGAGCAATATGCTAATGAAAGCACAGGGATTATATCCTCTGTGCTTTTTTGCTTTTGCTATGTTTAATATAAAGTAGAATATAACTTTAAAATGGAAAAAGTTAAATAAAAATTCACAGAATGTTCAATGAATGGTGTAAAATAGAAGAGTGATTAATTAGTTAGGATGGTGAAGGTATGAGTCAGACGGTTTTAGTGGAAAAAAATGAACGCGGTTACATGAAAATTATTTTACATCGACCAGAAAAAAGAAATGCAGTTAGTTATCAATTGATGGAAGAATTTGAAGCTGCACTTGACCAAGCAGCCCAAGATAATGATGTAAAAGTAGTTGTGATAACAGGCTATGGTGATCGCGCTTTTTGTTCGGGTGGCGATTTAGCTGAATTCCATTCGCTTTATACAGAGGAAGAATCTTACGGAATG from Peribacillus asahii carries:
- the rpmF gene encoding 50S ribosomal protein L32 gives rise to the protein MAVPFRRTSKTVKRKRRTHFKLSVPGMVECPSCGEMKLSHRVCKECGTYNGKEVVNK